One Salmo salar chromosome ssa01, Ssal_v3.1, whole genome shotgun sequence DNA window includes the following coding sequences:
- the LOC123723966 gene encoding G-protein coupled receptor 4 encodes MDMTPIPSSGNSNLNEANSCGVDLSQDAIYLPVIYSIFFIIGTPLNLMALFGLYRLIKSENVLPVYVINLLLSDLLQLFTVPLWIDYYRKGHSWRFGSTSCQLLGASFYVSIYTGIAFMCIIALERYLAIAKPLRFQALRKLKFARWIALSIWVVVAVPPSIALHKMQPNDNHTLCIESYPSKEGFIIYRLITLSLSFIIPLAFIVFLHWKTLRSLSAIGTLGTEEKHRIRGLLTLLVVIFILVLGPYHITGCVKYIGLLLHRDACEWEKAVFLPYQLGRGLLSLNSLLDPILYTFLRSDFRAAVGHYLPCLRRMQESVCKTVSHQRTTTKTPSSLSDHTDSI; translated from the coding sequence ATGGACATGACACCCATCCCCAGCTCTGGTAATAGTAACCTGAATGAAGCCAACAGTTGTGGAGTGGACCTCAGCCAAGATGCCATCTACCTTCCTGTAATCTACAGTATCTTCTTCATCATTGGCACTCCCCTCAATTTGATGGCCCTGTTCGGGCTCTATCGTCTGATCAAGTCTGAAAACGTCTTACCGGTGTACGTGATCAACCTGCTCCTTTCGGATCTCCTCCAACTGTTCACTGTACCTCTATGGATTGACTACTATCGCAAGGGTCACAGCTGGCGATTCGGGTCCACTTCCTGCCAGTTATTGGGGGCCAGTTTCTACGTCAGCATTTACACCGGCATTGCCTTCATGTGCATCATTGCTTTGGAGCGCTACTTGGCCATCGCCAAGCCTCTGAGATTCCAAGCATTGAGAAAGCTGAAGTTTGCACGATGGATAGCCCTTAGCATATGGGTCGTGGTAGCCGTGCCTCCATCCATCGCCTTGCATAAAATGCAACCCAACGACAATCACACCCTGTGCATCGAGAGCTACCCTTCCAAGGAGGGGTTCATCATCTACCGATTGATCACCTTATCCCTGTCCTTCATCATCCCTCTCGCCTTCATCGTGTTCCTCCACTGGAAGACCCTGAGGTCTTTGTCGGCCATTGGTACCTTGGGAACGGAAGAGAAGCACCGCATCAGGGGGCTTCTCACTCTGCTGGTGGTCATCTTCATCCTGGTCCTCGGCCCCTACCACATCACAGGATGCGTGAAGTACATTGGATTGCTTCTCCACAGGGACGCCTGTGAGTGGGAGAAGGCAGTGTTTTTGCCCTACCAGCTGGGCAGGGGTCTGCTGAGCCTCAACAGTCTGCTGGATCCTATACTTTATACGTTCCTGAGGAGTGACTTCAGGGCGGCTGTGGGCCATTACCTGCCCTGCCTGAGGAGGATGCAGGAGTCTGTATGCAAGACTGTGAGTCATCAGAGGACCACCACTAAGACCCCTAGTAGTCTTTCAGATCACACTGATTCTATCTAA